Proteins encoded in a region of the Anoxybacillus amylolyticus genome:
- a CDS encoding carbon-nitrogen hydrolase family protein produces the protein MRVSAVQYHLHTITSFEQFAEQVTHYVKTAQEFDAQFVLFPEFITTQLLSIPVNGKQATIHDLPTYTEQYYELFTTLTKQTNMYLIGGTHVIEQNNKRYNVAHLFTPEGTIHKQAKLHITPTEVKEWGITPGDEVGVFETEKGTIALLTCYDIEFPEIVRIVRAKGADVIFCPSCTDDRHGFHRVRYCCHARAVENQVYVVTTGTVGSLPTVDFMRANFGQAAVITPNDIPFPPRGILAEGEINDDMVVVADLDLSLLYNVREKGSVTTWRDRRTDLYPDWKENSHLSI, from the coding sequence TTGCGAGTAAGTGCTGTTCAATATCATTTGCATACGATCACGTCGTTTGAACAATTTGCCGAACAAGTTACTCATTACGTCAAAACCGCGCAAGAATTTGACGCGCAGTTTGTGCTTTTTCCGGAATTTATTACAACACAATTGCTGTCCATCCCGGTAAATGGAAAACAAGCAACAATTCATGACTTGCCTACCTATACAGAGCAATATTACGAGCTGTTCACCACGCTTACGAAACAAACTAATATGTATTTAATCGGTGGTACGCACGTCATCGAACAAAACAATAAACGATATAACGTCGCCCATTTGTTTACACCCGAAGGAACGATTCATAAACAAGCGAAACTACACATTACACCGACAGAAGTAAAAGAATGGGGGATTACACCTGGAGACGAAGTAGGAGTATTTGAAACAGAAAAAGGAACAATCGCGTTATTGACGTGCTATGATATTGAATTTCCGGAAATCGTCCGCATCGTGCGAGCAAAGGGAGCGGACGTCATTTTCTGTCCGTCGTGCACCGACGACCGACACGGTTTTCATCGCGTCCGGTATTGTTGCCACGCCCGTGCTGTCGAAAATCAAGTGTACGTCGTCACGACCGGCACCGTGGGCTCATTACCGACAGTCGATTTTATGCGTGCGAATTTTGGGCAAGCAGCTGTCATCACACCAAACGACATTCCATTTCCGCCGCGCGGCATTCTTGCGGAAGGCGAAATCAACGACGACATGGTCGTTGTTGCGGACCTTGACTTGTCACTTTTGTACAATGTGCGCGAAAAAGGCTCGGTCACGACATGGCGCGACCGCCGCACAGACTTATACCCTGATTGGAAAGAGAACAGTCATCTTTCTATTTAG
- a CDS encoding amino acid ABC transporter ATP-binding protein — protein sequence MIKVTNLKKSFGDLQVLKGIDAHIKEREVVVVIGPSGSGKSTFLRCLNLLEDFDEGDIVIDGFNLKDKNTDINKVREEVGMVFQRFNLFPHMTVLDNITLAPLKVRKWPLEKAKATAIELLKKVGLQDKANVYPDSLSGGQAQRVAIARALAMGPKVMLFDEPTSALDPEMVGEVLAVMKQLANEGMTMVVVTHEMGFAREVGDRVLFMDGGYIVEEGTPSDIFDNPQNERTKAFLSKVL from the coding sequence ATGATTAAAGTGACAAATTTAAAAAAATCATTTGGCGATTTACAAGTATTAAAAGGAATTGACGCGCATATTAAAGAGCGGGAAGTCGTCGTTGTCATCGGCCCTTCCGGTTCTGGAAAATCCACGTTTTTACGCTGTTTAAACTTGCTTGAAGATTTCGATGAAGGCGATATTGTGATTGACGGGTTTAATTTAAAAGACAAAAATACCGACATTAATAAAGTGCGCGAAGAAGTCGGCATGGTGTTCCAACGCTTCAACTTATTCCCGCACATGACTGTTCTCGATAACATTACGTTAGCACCGTTGAAAGTGCGTAAATGGCCGCTTGAAAAAGCGAAAGCAACAGCGATCGAGCTATTGAAAAAAGTCGGTCTGCAAGATAAAGCAAACGTCTATCCGGATTCATTGTCCGGCGGACAAGCGCAACGTGTCGCCATCGCCCGCGCACTCGCAATGGGACCGAAAGTGATGTTGTTTGACGAACCGACTTCCGCGTTAGACCCGGAAATGGTCGGGGAAGTATTAGCCGTTATGAAGCAGCTCGCGAACGAAGGAATGACGATGGTTGTCGTCACCCACGAAATGGGCTTTGCCCGCGAAGTCGGCGACCGCGTCCTCTTTATGGACGGCGGCTACATCGTCGAGGAAGGCACGCCAAGCGACATTTTCGACAACCCGCAAAACGAACGGACGAAAGCATTTTTATCAAAAGTATTGTAA
- the qoxC gene encoding cytochrome aa3 quinol oxidase subunit III, translated as MAEAAHHYDETMPLEYRTEESRLNILGFWIFLGAEVALFATLFATYLVLFQRTGHGPTTADLFEIKDVMIETLLLLTSSFTCGLAVFEMRRRRLTGLLVWLLVTLLLGAGFITFEVREFIHYVHEGATIQTSAFLSSFFVLVGTHGAHVSLGIGWMTLIIIQLLQRGFTPRTARKVFIVSLYWHFLDVVWIFIFTLVYLTGMVI; from the coding sequence ATGGCAGAAGCAGCTCATCATTATGATGAAACGATGCCATTAGAGTATCGAACAGAAGAAAGCCGCCTCAATATTTTAGGATTTTGGATTTTCCTTGGCGCCGAGGTCGCGCTGTTTGCGACCTTGTTCGCCACTTACCTTGTCCTATTCCAGCGAACTGGTCATGGACCGACAACGGCTGATTTATTTGAAATCAAAGATGTCATGATTGAAACGCTTCTTCTTTTGACGAGCAGTTTCACATGCGGGCTTGCCGTATTTGAAATGCGCCGCCGCCGATTGACAGGATTGCTAGTATGGCTGTTGGTGACGCTGCTTTTAGGTGCCGGGTTCATCACATTTGAGGTGCGTGAGTTCATCCATTATGTTCACGAAGGGGCAACGATCCAAACGAGCGCGTTTCTTTCAAGCTTCTTTGTGCTTGTTGGGACACACGGAGCGCACGTTAGCCTCGGAATTGGCTGGATGACACTCATTATTATTCAGCTTTTGCAGCGAGGATTTACGCCAAGAACGGCACGCAAAGTGTTTATTGTCAGCTTGTACTGGCATTTCCTTGACGTTGTCTGGATTTTCATCTTTACGCTAGTTTATTTGACAGGGATGGTGATATAA
- a CDS encoding ABC transporter ATP-binding protein, giving the protein MSLLRLEDINTFYGGIHALKGVSLEVNEGEIVTLIGSNGAGKSTTLKTISGQVKPKSGKIVYNGKDITNTPPHVTALTGIAHVPEGRRIFPRLTVKENLEMGAFSVRDKRVIEERMERVFHYFPRIKERLQQKGGTMSGGEQQMLAIGRALMMQPKLLMLDEPSMGLAPIIVEQIFEIIKELNEEGMTILLVEQNAFQALQIAHRGYVIQTGEIVMSGLGKELLVNEQVREAYLA; this is encoded by the coding sequence ATGAGTTTGCTACGGCTAGAAGACATTAACACATTTTACGGCGGGATTCACGCGCTAAAAGGAGTTTCGCTTGAAGTAAACGAAGGCGAAATCGTTACGTTAATCGGAAGTAATGGTGCTGGAAAATCGACGACGTTAAAAACGATTAGCGGGCAAGTGAAGCCGAAAAGCGGAAAAATTGTTTACAACGGGAAAGATATTACAAACACCCCTCCGCATGTGACGGCGCTGACGGGCATTGCCCATGTACCGGAAGGACGGCGAATTTTCCCGCGTTTAACGGTCAAGGAAAATTTAGAGATGGGTGCGTTTTCGGTGAGAGATAAGCGGGTCATCGAGGAGCGAATGGAGCGTGTCTTTCATTATTTCCCGAGAATTAAAGAGCGGCTTCAGCAAAAAGGCGGGACGATGAGCGGCGGCGAGCAGCAAATGCTTGCGATCGGCCGGGCATTGATGATGCAACCAAAGCTGTTAATGCTGGACGAACCGTCGATGGGACTTGCACCAATTATCGTTGAGCAAATTTTTGAAATTATTAAAGAATTGAATGAGGAAGGCATGACGATTTTGCTTGTTGAACAAAACGCGTTCCAAGCCCTGCAAATCGCTCATCGCGGCTATGTTATTCAAACAGGCGAGATTGTCATGTCTGGGCTTGGAAAAGAGTTACTTGTGAACGAACAAGTGCGCGAGGCGTACCTAGCATAA
- the ald gene encoding alanine dehydrogenase, with amino-acid sequence MIIGVPKEIKNNENRVAITPAGVMSFVQAGHTVIIEKDAGIGSGFTNDDYIKAGAQIIDSAKDVWAQADMVMKVKEPLPSEYDYFRSGLVLFTYLHLAAEPELARALKEKGVTAIAYETVQIGRTLPLLTPMSEVAGRMAAQIGAQFLEKPEGGKGILLGGVPGVNRGKVTIIGGGVVGTNAAKVAIGLGADVTIIDLSADRLRELDDIFGNQIKTLMSNPMNIAQAVAESDLVIGAVLIPGAKAPKLVTEEMVKAMTPGSVIVDVAIDQGGIVETSDHVTTHDNPTYVKHGVVHYAVANMPGAVPRTSTIALTNVTIPYALQIANKGVRQAIADNPALKLGVNVAAGEITYEAVARDLGYTYVPVDEAFGKQLMAN; translated from the coding sequence ATGATTATCGGGGTACCAAAGGAAATAAAAAATAACGAAAACCGTGTTGCAATTACGCCTGCTGGCGTTATGTCATTCGTACAAGCAGGACATACGGTTATCATTGAAAAAGATGCAGGAATTGGAAGCGGTTTCACGAACGATGATTATATAAAAGCTGGCGCACAAATCATCGACAGCGCAAAAGACGTATGGGCACAAGCAGACATGGTCATGAAAGTAAAAGAACCTCTACCAAGTGAATACGACTATTTCCGTTCAGGATTAGTGCTTTTCACGTATTTACATCTTGCGGCAGAACCTGAATTGGCGCGCGCGTTAAAAGAAAAAGGCGTCACCGCCATTGCTTACGAAACGGTGCAAATTGGGCGCACGCTTCCGCTCCTTACACCGATGAGCGAAGTTGCTGGTCGCATGGCTGCCCAAATCGGCGCACAATTTTTAGAGAAGCCTGAAGGCGGAAAAGGTATTCTTCTTGGCGGCGTTCCAGGCGTAAATCGCGGGAAAGTAACAATCATCGGTGGCGGTGTCGTCGGAACAAACGCAGCGAAAGTGGCGATTGGCTTAGGCGCAGACGTCACAATCATCGACTTAAGCGCAGACCGTCTTCGTGAGCTAGACGATATTTTCGGCAACCAAATTAAAACATTAATGTCCAACCCAATGAACATCGCCCAAGCGGTGGCGGAATCTGATCTTGTCATCGGTGCGGTATTAATTCCAGGGGCAAAAGCGCCAAAACTTGTCACAGAAGAAATGGTAAAAGCTATGACGCCTGGTTCGGTCATCGTGGACGTTGCGATTGACCAAGGCGGAATCGTCGAAACGAGCGACCACGTCACGACACACGACAACCCAACGTATGTGAAACACGGCGTTGTTCACTATGCGGTAGCCAACATGCCAGGTGCGGTGCCAAGAACATCGACGATCGCGTTAACGAACGTGACGATTCCGTATGCATTACAAATCGCGAATAAAGGCGTCCGCCAAGCAATCGCGGATAACCCAGCATTAAAACTTGGCGTCAACGTCGCAGCTGGCGAAATCACGTACGAAGCAGTTGCTCGCGACCTCGGTTATACGTACGTACCAGTCGACGAAGCGTTCGGAAAACAATTAATGGCGAACTAA
- a CDS encoding basic amino acid ABC transporter substrate-binding protein, with the protein MKRGLVFTVILALFVALAGCGGKSSEQSAGNGEGKKKVVVGTDASFAPFEYMDKGKIVGFDVDFLDAVMKEAGLEYELKNIGWDPLFAAVQGKEVDLAISGITINDKRKQTYDFSVPYFESTHMIMVKEDSPIKNALDLKGKVVGVQNGTTGQAAVEKLLGAENKNIKKFENTVVAIMDLLNGGVDAVVTDNAVANEYVKNNPDKKLKAIEDPTNFESEFYGLMFPKGSDLKPKVDEAIKKVIESGKYAEIYKKWFGNEPNVDNLVKQQ; encoded by the coding sequence ATGAAAAGAGGATTGGTGTTTACAGTCATCTTGGCATTATTTGTAGCACTAGCAGGATGCGGGGGAAAATCTTCCGAACAATCAGCTGGAAACGGGGAAGGAAAGAAAAAAGTAGTTGTTGGCACAGACGCTTCGTTTGCACCGTTTGAGTACATGGACAAAGGAAAAATTGTTGGGTTTGACGTCGATTTCTTAGATGCAGTCATGAAAGAAGCCGGGCTTGAATATGAATTGAAAAACATCGGCTGGGATCCGCTCTTTGCCGCGGTACAAGGAAAAGAAGTGGACTTAGCCATTTCTGGTATTACCATCAACGATAAGCGGAAACAAACGTATGATTTCTCTGTTCCTTACTTTGAATCAACTCATATGATTATGGTAAAAGAAGATAGCCCGATTAAAAATGCGCTTGACTTAAAAGGAAAAGTCGTTGGCGTACAAAACGGAACAACTGGACAAGCGGCAGTTGAAAAATTGCTTGGCGCAGAAAACAAAAACATCAAAAAGTTTGAAAACACCGTTGTGGCGATTATGGACCTTTTAAACGGCGGCGTTGACGCGGTTGTAACAGACAACGCAGTCGCAAACGAATATGTGAAAAACAACCCTGATAAAAAATTAAAAGCGATTGAAGACCCGACTAACTTTGAATCCGAGTTTTATGGGTTAATGTTCCCGAAAGGAAGCGACTTAAAACCGAAAGTCGACGAAGCAATTAAGAAAGTAATCGAAAGCGGCAAATATGCCGAAATCTATAAAAAGTGGTTTGGAAATGAACCAAACGTCGACAACTTGGTAAAACAACAATAA
- the qoxA gene encoding cytochrome aa3 quinol oxidase subunit II: MKQRVWKWASLLPLSLLFFLSGCSENMLVLQPKGPVAKTQYDLIVWSVGFMLLIIVVVFALFAAVLIRYREKPENANYEPPEEEGNTLLEIIWTAIPIVIVTALAIPTVKATFALEKPSQKSVKPLTIHVTAANWKWIFSYPEQNIETVNYVNIPEDVPVKFKLTSVGPMSSFWVPQLGGQKYAMDGMETELFLEADEPGSYMGRNANFTGKGFTHMEFEVVAQTKNDFNKWVKEVQQTAPKLSKEKYDTILKPGLVGRMTFSSTHLGWMDHAKQNSHHMNMEH; encoded by the coding sequence ATGAAGCAAAGGGTGTGGAAATGGGCTTCGTTACTTCCGTTATCGTTATTGTTTTTTTTAAGTGGATGTAGTGAAAATATGCTCGTATTGCAGCCAAAAGGACCTGTGGCGAAAACGCAGTACGATTTAATTGTTTGGTCAGTTGGTTTTATGTTGCTCATTATTGTTGTTGTCTTTGCGTTGTTTGCTGCTGTGTTAATTCGGTATCGCGAAAAGCCAGAGAACGCTAATTACGAGCCACCAGAAGAAGAAGGGAACACGCTACTAGAAATTATCTGGACGGCAATTCCCATCGTTATTGTAACAGCGCTAGCTATTCCAACGGTCAAAGCGACCTTTGCCTTAGAAAAGCCGTCTCAGAAGAGCGTAAAACCTTTAACGATTCATGTTACCGCGGCAAACTGGAAATGGATTTTTAGCTATCCGGAACAAAATATCGAAACGGTGAACTATGTCAATATTCCAGAAGACGTTCCTGTAAAATTCAAGTTAACATCAGTTGGTCCGATGAGTTCATTTTGGGTACCGCAGTTAGGGGGACAAAAATATGCGATGGATGGCATGGAAACGGAATTGTTCCTTGAAGCAGATGAGCCAGGTTCGTATATGGGTCGGAACGCGAACTTCACAGGAAAAGGCTTTACGCATATGGAGTTTGAGGTTGTCGCACAAACAAAAAATGACTTTAACAAATGGGTAAAAGAAGTGCAACAAACAGCACCGAAACTAAGCAAAGAAAAATATGACACCATTTTAAAACCAGGGCTTGTTGGACGGATGACGTTTTCGAGTACCCATCTTGGCTGGATGGATCATGCGAAGCAAAACAGCCACCACATGAATATGGAGCATTAA
- the qoxD gene encoding cytochrome aa3 quinol oxidase subunit IV — translation MGNHHETFPWKHVIGFILSLVLTFVALWVALSSGLATKAILVVIVTLAIVQAVLQLFMFMHVTESDSGKIQTINMAYSFFIAIVVVAGSIWTMAFVL, via the coding sequence ATGGGAAATCACCATGAAACATTTCCTTGGAAACATGTGATCGGATTTATTTTGTCGCTCGTGCTAACGTTTGTCGCGCTGTGGGTCGCATTGTCTTCAGGACTCGCGACAAAGGCGATCCTTGTCGTGATTGTGACGTTGGCGATTGTGCAAGCGGTGTTGCAGCTATTTATGTTCATGCATGTAACTGAAAGCGACAGCGGCAAAATCCAAACGATCAATATGGCATACAGCTTTTTTATCGCCATTGTTGTCGTGGCAGGTTCGATTTGGACGATGGCGTTCGTGTTGTAA
- a CDS encoding amino acid ABC transporter permease: MDFRFDIIQEYAPFFLQGVLLTIGLSLIAIIVGSILGLAIGLGKMSKRVLVRLPFEWYINFFRGTPLFVQILLVHFGLMPLLFAQPSPTVSAAVSLSLNSAAYIAEIFRAGIQSIDKGQMEAARSLGMTHAQAMRYVILPQALKRMIPPFANEFIVLIKDSSLAAIIAAPELMYWGRAAQGQYYRVWEPYLTVALIYLILTLSLSKLLHYLERKYSTQ, from the coding sequence ATGGATTTTCGCTTTGATATTATTCAAGAATACGCCCCGTTTTTTTTACAAGGCGTATTACTAACAATTGGTTTATCTTTAATTGCCATCATCGTCGGCTCCATTCTTGGATTGGCGATTGGGCTTGGCAAAATGTCTAAAAGAGTACTCGTCCGCCTCCCATTTGAATGGTACATTAACTTTTTCCGCGGAACACCCTTATTTGTGCAAATTTTACTCGTTCATTTCGGACTCATGCCTCTTCTCTTTGCACAACCGAGTCCAACCGTTTCGGCGGCTGTCTCATTGTCGTTAAACTCAGCAGCCTACATCGCTGAAATTTTCCGTGCAGGTATTCAGTCCATTGATAAAGGGCAAATGGAAGCGGCTCGCTCGCTCGGAATGACACACGCTCAAGCGATGCGTTACGTTATTTTGCCGCAAGCGTTAAAACGGATGATTCCACCGTTTGCGAACGAATTTATCGTTTTAATTAAAGACTCTTCTCTCGCTGCGATTATTGCTGCGCCGGAGTTAATGTATTGGGGAAGAGCAGCACAAGGGCAATATTACCGCGTTTGGGAGCCGTATTTAACAGTCGCGCTCATTTATTTGATTTTAACCCTTTCCCTCAGTAAACTACTACATTATTTGGAAAGGAAGTATTCGACGCAATGA
- a CDS encoding TrmH family RNA methyltransferase: MDEKEAKAFIEQMQQEGLLTEEMRPVWQMIMPDRLKRMYDVLNERTRYITIITEAVDDPHNQAAVLRSAEAFGLQDVYVVTGSAPFQPNPFVTRNADKWLTVQQKKDIQTAIHQLKESGYQVFASYLGEGTIPLQAIDVSRPTALLFGNEHRGVSDDAIRLADGTFMIPMHGFVQSFNISVAAALTLYDVTERARQYAKEAYYLPFAEKKALYEQWMWQTLQPRLRRMLEIRLQKS; this comes from the coding sequence ATGGACGAAAAGGAAGCAAAAGCGTTCATTGAACAAATGCAGCAAGAAGGATTGTTAACGGAAGAAATGCGACCTGTGTGGCAAATGATTATGCCGGACCGCTTGAAGCGAATGTATGATGTATTGAACGAACGAACCCGCTATATCACGATCATTACAGAAGCGGTCGACGACCCGCATAACCAAGCGGCTGTGCTACGTTCCGCTGAAGCGTTTGGGTTGCAAGACGTCTATGTCGTCACAGGGAGTGCCCCGTTTCAGCCGAATCCGTTTGTGACACGTAATGCAGATAAATGGTTAACAGTTCAGCAAAAAAAGGATATTCAAACTGCTATACACCAATTAAAAGAAAGCGGCTACCAAGTGTTCGCAAGCTATTTAGGGGAAGGGACGATTCCTCTTCAAGCAATCGATGTATCGAGACCGACGGCGCTATTATTTGGCAATGAACATCGTGGCGTATCAGATGACGCGATTCGTTTAGCCGATGGGACATTTATGATTCCGATGCATGGATTTGTGCAAAGTTTTAACATATCCGTCGCCGCTGCTTTAACACTATATGACGTGACGGAGCGGGCGCGTCAATACGCAAAGGAGGCGTATTATTTGCCATTTGCTGAAAAAAAGGCGCTATATGAACAATGGATGTGGCAAACGCTTCAGCCGCGGCTACGCCGTATGCTAGAAATACGGCTTCAAAAAAGCTGA
- the qoxB gene encoding cytochrome aa3 quinol oxidase subunit I — translation MKWSEFFVTGEPLIYAADVSIVLTVIGIVFILTYFKKWKWLWNEWLTTVDHKKIGVMYIISAVLMLFRGGVDALLMRAQLTAPNMKFLDSQHYNEIFTTHGTIMILFMAMPFIIGLMNIVVPLQIGARDVAYPYLNALSFWLFFVGAMLFNIAFVIGGSPDAGWTAYFPLAGNEFSPGVGNNYYAVALQISGIGTLMTGINFLVTILKMRAPGMTLMRMPMFTWTILITCVLIIFAFPVLTVALALMTFDRLFDTQFFTMANGGMSMLWANLFWIWGHPEVYIVILPSFGIFSEVVSTFARKRLFGYKAMVGSIVGIAFLSFIVWVHHFFTMGAGAAVNSFFSITTMAIAIPTGVKIFNWLFTLRKGRIRFTTAMLWSLAFIPNFVIGGVTGVMLAMAAADYQYHNSYFLIAHFHYVLIAGTVFACFAGLHYWYPKMFGHLLNERLGKWTFWLFMIGFNVCFFPMYFLGLMGMTRRMYTYSAGLGWTPLNVVASVGAALMGIGFLVLCYNIYYSARYGERDMTGDPWDGRTLEWATSSPVAHYNFAVIPEVKDLDAYWEMKKSGKGFEINEEKLKPIHMPSNSGRPFLISIAFFFAGFGLVFKWFTLAIIAAVFIILGLILRSFDDDDGYYISVDEIKRTERLTRKEA, via the coding sequence ATGAAGTGGAGCGAGTTTTTCGTTACAGGGGAGCCCCTAATTTATGCCGCTGACGTGTCCATTGTGTTGACAGTAATAGGTATTGTCTTTATTCTAACGTATTTTAAAAAGTGGAAATGGCTTTGGAATGAATGGTTGACGACGGTGGATCATAAAAAAATCGGCGTTATGTACATTATTTCAGCGGTGTTGATGCTGTTCCGCGGTGGGGTTGATGCGTTGCTTATGCGGGCGCAATTAACGGCACCGAATATGAAGTTTCTTGACTCTCAACATTATAACGAAATTTTTACGACGCACGGGACGATTATGATTTTATTTATGGCGATGCCTTTTATTATTGGACTCATGAACATTGTCGTACCGTTGCAAATCGGGGCGCGCGATGTGGCGTATCCGTATTTAAATGCGTTAAGTTTCTGGTTGTTTTTCGTCGGAGCGATGTTGTTTAACATTGCGTTTGTCATTGGTGGTTCACCGGATGCAGGTTGGACAGCTTATTTTCCGCTTGCTGGGAACGAGTTTAGCCCGGGAGTTGGGAACAACTATTACGCGGTCGCTTTGCAAATCTCCGGTATTGGTACGCTCATGACAGGGATTAACTTTTTAGTCACTATTTTAAAAATGCGTGCGCCAGGGATGACGCTTATGCGCATGCCGATGTTCACATGGACGATTTTGATTACGTGCGTGCTCATTATTTTTGCCTTTCCAGTATTGACGGTGGCATTGGCGTTAATGACGTTTGACCGTTTGTTTGATACACAGTTCTTTACGATGGCAAACGGCGGGATGTCGATGCTTTGGGCAAACTTATTCTGGATTTGGGGACATCCGGAAGTATATATCGTTATTCTTCCATCATTCGGAATTTTCTCCGAGGTTGTGAGTACGTTTGCTCGCAAGCGTTTATTTGGCTATAAAGCAATGGTTGGCTCCATCGTTGGCATTGCGTTTTTAAGTTTTATTGTTTGGGTGCATCATTTCTTTACAATGGGCGCGGGAGCAGCCGTTAACTCGTTTTTCTCGATTACAACGATGGCGATTGCGATTCCGACCGGTGTGAAAATTTTTAACTGGCTGTTTACGCTCCGCAAAGGGCGAATTCGCTTTACAACTGCGATGCTTTGGTCGCTCGCATTCATTCCAAACTTCGTCATCGGCGGGGTTACCGGCGTGATGCTTGCGATGGCAGCTGCCGATTATCAGTACCATAATAGCTATTTCTTAATCGCTCACTTCCATTATGTCTTAATCGCAGGTACGGTGTTTGCCTGCTTTGCCGGCTTGCATTATTGGTATCCGAAAATGTTCGGTCATCTTTTGAACGAACGGTTAGGCAAGTGGACGTTTTGGTTGTTTATGATTGGGTTTAACGTTTGTTTCTTCCCGATGTATTTCTTAGGACTCATGGGGATGACGCGACGCATGTACACATATTCTGCGGGACTTGGCTGGACGCCGCTTAACGTTGTCGCGTCAGTGGGTGCCGCTTTAATGGGGATTGGTTTTCTTGTGCTTTGCTATAACATTTATTACAGTGCACGTTATGGGGAGCGCGACATGACGGGAGATCCGTGGGATGGCCGTACGCTCGAGTGGGCGACATCTTCGCCGGTTGCGCATTATAACTTTGCTGTGATTCCAGAAGTGAAGGATTTGGATGCATATTGGGAAATGAAGAAATCCGGAAAAGGTTTTGAAATTAACGAGGAGAAATTGAAACCAATTCATATGCCAAGCAATTCCGGACGCCCGTTCTTAATATCGATTGCCTTTTTCTTTGCAGGGTTCGGTCTTGTGTTTAAATGGTTTACGCTAGCGATTATCGCTGCAGTATTTATCATTCTCGGTTTAATTCTTCGTTCGTTTGATGATGATGACGGTTACTATATCAGTGTAGACGAAATCAAGCGTACGGAGCGTTTGACGCGAAAGGAGGCATAA